Genomic window (Rossellomorea aquimaris):
ATCACATTGCAAACGACCATGGAAGTGCGTAACAAAGTAGTAGAAGCGTACCAAGAAATAATGAGAATGCCAATGTAGTAGACTCATTCAGTCATGTACCGGAGGATTGTAATGAATGATTCGTTTAAGAAATATACAGAACAGATAAAGTCTTATTGGGCAAGCAGAACAAAAAAACAGAAAATAAGTATGGGAGCAACCTTTCTTATAACAGTCATTCTGATTAGTGTTGTAAGCTTCTTTGCAACAAGAACGACTCTTGTTCCCCTATACAGTAATTTATCACCTTCAGAAACAGGAACGATAAAAGAAAATCTCGATGGTAGAGGAGTCCCATCGGAGATTTCCGATGGTGGATCAACCATCATGGTTCCTAAAGAACAAGTAGATACATTGAAGGTTGAATTGGCTGCAGAAGGTATTCCTAACTCGGGCAGTATTGATTACTCCTTTTTCAGTCAAAATGCCGGGTTTGGTATGACAGATAATGAATTTAATGTGTTGAAGCTGGATGCGATGCAAACAGAACTTGCTCAACTCATGAAAGGAATTGAAGGAGTACAGGATGCTAAAGTAATGATCAATCTTCCAGAAAAGCAGGTGTTCTTAAATGATGACATACAACAAGCATCAGCTTCGATTGTATTAAATACAAATCCTGGTTTCACATTTGATCAAAAGCAGATTAAATCCCTTTACCATCTGGTTTCCAAAAGTGTTCCTGATCTCCCTACTGAGAATATCGTCATCATGAATCAATTTTTTGAGTATTTTGACTTGGAATCTCAAAATGATTCCATGGGCGGGGGTAACTTTGCTCAACAAATGGATGTCAAGAAAGAAATTGAACGTGATATACAACGTCAAGTTCAGAATATGTTAGGCACATTGATTGGATTTAACAAAGTGGTTGTATCGGTTACTACTGATATAGACTTTACCCAGGAAAACCGTGAAGAAAACCTGGTTACACCAGTGGATGAAGAAAATATGGAAGGAATAGCCGTAAGCGCACAACGAATCACAGAAACCTTCTCGGGAGAAGGGGCAAACCCGGGTGGGACACCTGGAGCCGGTGATGCTAATGAGCCAACAAATACAGGGGATACTTATGGTTCCGGTTCAGAATCAAATGGTGATTATGAACGAATGGAGGAAACGATTAACAATGAAGTCAATCGTATCCGTAAAGAAGTAGTTGAGAGCCCGTATAAAATAAGGGACCTTGGGATTCAGGTTATGGTGGAACCGCCAAATCCTGAAGAGATAAACTCCCTGCCACAAGACAGGGTGGATGATATCCGCCAAGTATTATCGACCATTGTACGAACTTCCATTGATAAAGAAGCCAACCCTGAATTGACAGATGAAGCAATAGAAGACAAAGTAATCGTCTCGGTTCAACCATTTAATGGGAAAGTCGATTTGGCATCTGAAGAAAAATCTGTTCTCCCATGGTGGATCTATGTGGTAGGTGGAATACTTCTTATTGTCATTGTACTGCTGGTATTTTTCCTGATTCGCTCTAGAAAGAAAGAAAAAATAGAAGAAATGGCATATGAAGAAACAAGGGAGCCTGTCCATATACCGGAAATTGAACCTAAAGAAGAAACAGAAGGGTCGATTCGCCGGAAACAACTTGAAAAAATGGCCAAAGAAAAACCTGAAGAATTCGCAAAATTATTACGAACCTGGTTATCAGAGGATTAGGAGGGATGAATGTGGTTAGAAGAGAGAAAGATTTAACGGGAAAACAGAAAGCAGCCATCCTCCTGATCTCTCTTGGTCCTGATGTATCCGCATCAGTATACAAGCACTTGTCAGAAGAAGAAATCGAGAAGTTAACGTTAGAGATATCCGGAGTCAAAAAGGTGGAGACTGAAGCTAAAGAGGATATCTTAGAAGAATTTCACCATATCGCCATTGCTCAAGATTATATCTCCCAGGGCGGAATTGGCTATGCCAAAACAGTATTAGAAAAAGCACTTGGATCAGAACAAGCATTGGCGATCATTAACCGATTAACTTCATCCTTACAAGTTAAGCCTTTTGACTTTGCACGGAGAGCCGATGCTGCTCAAATTCTCAACTTTATTCAAAACGAACATCCTCAAACCATTGCATTAATTCTATCTTATCTTGAACCACAGCAAGCAGGCCAAATTCTTTCTGAACTTCCTCAAGAAGTTCAAGCAGATATTGCCAGGAGAATCGCAATCATGGATGGAACTTCGCCGGAAGTGATAAGTGAAGTGGAAGCTATCCTTGAAAGAAAGCTTTCGGCTACTGTGACCCAGGATTATACGCAGACGGGTGGAGTCGAAGCAGTAGTGGAAGTGCTGAATGGGGTAGATCGCTCTACGGAGAAGACCATTCTGGATGCACTAGAAATACAAGATCCTGAATTGGCTGAAGAAATCAAGAAGAGAATGTTTGTGTTTGAAGACATTGTCACCCTTGATGGACGTTCCATTCAACGTGTCATTCGCGATTGTGATAACGAAGATCTGCTCCTGTCCCTTAAAGTATCAAGTGATGAGGTGAAAGAAGTGGTATTTAGAAACATGTCTAATCGCATGGTGGAAACCCTTAAAGAGGAAATGGAATTCATGGGGCCGGTTCGATTACGGGATGTAGAAGAAGCACAGTCACGGATTGTAGCAGTGATAAGACGGTTAGAGGATTCCGGTGAAATCATCATAGCCCGTGGTGGAGGAGACGATATTATTGTCTAGAATCATTAAATCCTCCATTGCTCGTACCATTGATGAAAATCAAAAACTGATATCCCTTAAAAGGGTTAAAACACTAGAAGAATTTAAGCAACATGAAGACAACGACTTTAGAATGAACAAATCAGCCGAGGGAAATCACATTATAGATGAAGCGAATGAGAAAGCGGCCCGAATAATCGAAGAAGCGAAAGAGATGATTTTCGATGCTCAAAGTCAAATTGAACGCGAGAAAGAAAAATGGCTGGTTGAGCGCGAACAACTCATGCAGGAAGCCTATAATGCCGGATTTCTTCAAGGTGAAGAAGAGGGTAGAAACAAAGGTTATCAAGAATATCAACAGCGATTAACGGAAGCCAATGAAGTGACCGAAAGAAATAAGCAGCAGTATCAAGACTATATTCAAAATGCAGAGAAGGTTATTGTCAGCTTAGGTATTACATGTGCTGAGAAAATCATGAATCGGAAACTTCAGGAAGAACCCGATTATTTCTTTTCGATCGTGGAACGGGGATTAAAGGAGG
Coding sequences:
- the fliF gene encoding flagellar basal-body MS-ring/collar protein FliF, which produces MNDSFKKYTEQIKSYWASRTKKQKISMGATFLITVILISVVSFFATRTTLVPLYSNLSPSETGTIKENLDGRGVPSEISDGGSTIMVPKEQVDTLKVELAAEGIPNSGSIDYSFFSQNAGFGMTDNEFNVLKLDAMQTELAQLMKGIEGVQDAKVMINLPEKQVFLNDDIQQASASIVLNTNPGFTFDQKQIKSLYHLVSKSVPDLPTENIVIMNQFFEYFDLESQNDSMGGGNFAQQMDVKKEIERDIQRQVQNMLGTLIGFNKVVVSVTTDIDFTQENREENLVTPVDEENMEGIAVSAQRITETFSGEGANPGGTPGAGDANEPTNTGDTYGSGSESNGDYERMEETINNEVNRIRKEVVESPYKIRDLGIQVMVEPPNPEEINSLPQDRVDDIRQVLSTIVRTSIDKEANPELTDEAIEDKVIVSVQPFNGKVDLASEEKSVLPWWIYVVGGILLIVIVLLVFFLIRSRKKEKIEEMAYEETREPVHIPEIEPKEETEGSIRRKQLEKMAKEKPEEFAKLLRTWLSED
- the fliG gene encoding flagellar motor switch protein FliG; protein product: MVRREKDLTGKQKAAILLISLGPDVSASVYKHLSEEEIEKLTLEISGVKKVETEAKEDILEEFHHIAIAQDYISQGGIGYAKTVLEKALGSEQALAIINRLTSSLQVKPFDFARRADAAQILNFIQNEHPQTIALILSYLEPQQAGQILSELPQEVQADIARRIAIMDGTSPEVISEVEAILERKLSATVTQDYTQTGGVEAVVEVLNGVDRSTEKTILDALEIQDPELAEEIKKRMFVFEDIVTLDGRSIQRVIRDCDNEDLLLSLKVSSDEVKEVVFRNMSNRMVETLKEEMEFMGPVRLRDVEEAQSRIVAVIRRLEDSGEIIIARGGGDDIIV
- the fliH gene encoding flagellar assembly protein FliH, translated to MSRIIKSSIARTIDENQKLISLKRVKTLEEFKQHEDNDFRMNKSAEGNHIIDEANEKAARIIEEAKEMIFDAQSQIEREKEKWLVEREQLMQEAYNAGFLQGEEEGRNKGYQEYQQRLTEANEVTERNKQQYQDYIQNAEKVIVSLGITCAEKIMNRKLQEEPDYFFSIVERGLKEVRDLPHIQIHVHPSRHKLLVENKNELEVMFPTDVQCFIYANDDLQPEECYIETNQGRVIVSVDSQLRELKHKLLHFLEGDVE